TACCTATGGTCCAGCAGTTGCTGCCCAATAACGGCAAGTGACGATTGCCTGACTCGGTCTGCAGTATCAAATAAGGTTCAGATTGCGCAGTCACCTTAATAACCACTGTGCTAAACGAGGGGCAATCGAGTTGGGTACGAACTAAATGGGCAATGCTTGAGAAACAACAAGCACCCTACCTTATCATTCCTTTCCTTCCAAGATACTGTACCGCTCCCTGCGATCATGGCAAGGTAAGGCAGTCAGATCTCGAAGACCAGCTGGTTGTGGCCACCGTCATCCAGCGTTGCGTGGTGGTGAGTCCGTCCACCATTGTTGCCTGATAGGCAGCACCTAGGCAGCTAAAGCGGTTAGGAAAAACAGTCCGTCCACCAGTAAAGTACTCAACACCGCCCCTGAGAAGGTCCACCAGTGCAGCCGCCTGGAGTAAAGCAGCGGGCCGACGGTCAAGAGTAACAGACAGAAAATCAACTCAATGGCGCTCAGCAGGGCCGGGCCGGTGCAAAGATGGGCCACGGCTTCCTGGAGAACCGCTGGCACAAAACTTTGATCGACGGCCATCAATTGACGCCAGTAGGGAATGAGGTCATTCCAATAGAGGTAAAGGTCGGTGATGGCTGTGCCCAACAGGGAGCCGAGGTAAAAATAACTGCCAATGGATCCCCAACCTAGGGCCAGACAAATACCCACCACCGGCAGTCCAATCGCCTCAATGGGCAGATGCACAAGGGGTTCCCAGCGAAACCATCCCCAGTAGATCGACCCCGCCAACCAGGTCCAGCTAAATCCGACTAACAGGTCTCCCCACAGATAGGTGGCCGGACGGGCCATGAGGGATAGCCCTGCCATTAACCAGGCGCCGGTGAGACTGAGACTGAGCCAGGGCAGCGATCGCACCAACGGGGCCTGAAAGAAGACTGGCACCACCACCAATGTGATGGCCATGGCCATCAGGCGCCAGCGCAGGAACCCCAATCGCCGCAGCTGTGTCAGGGGTAGCAGATACTCCGATTTGGGGGTGGTTGTAGGGCTGTAAGAAGACAAGGGATGATTAGATGCCGAGGTTAACCAATGTAAACATAACATGCCCTCCCGGGGCAGGCAGGCGGTCCGAGAGTCGCCATCAACTGCGGGCCATAGCGCCCAATTCTCTCTGTGAAGTGTTTGCAAATGGCTGCGATCGCATCTCAGCCTCCCCAATCAAGTCCCGTACAATCAAAGCTGGTCAATGCCCTGCCTACTCCATCGCCCCTAACGTATTCATTTGCCCATGTTGACCTTAACTGCCGACTGGTTGAGCGCTGTAGGGCTGCTGTTGGCCCAGGCTGAGTCGACTGCCCTGAAAGACAATATGTCCCTGATGCAGGCCATTCTCATCGGGATTGTGCAAGGGCTGACAGAGTTTTTGCCCATTAGTAGTACGGCCCATGTCAAGGTCGTGCCGGTGGCCTTGGGCTGGGGAGATCCAGGGGTGGCCTTCACCGCAGTGATTCAGCTGGGTAGCATCGCCGCCATCCTCTGGTACTTTTGGACCGACTTAAAGCAGGTCACCACCCAGATGGTGCAGGCGACCCGGCAGCGTAAATTCGCCTCGGTAGACTTTCGTCTGGGGTTGGGTATCCTACTGGGCACCCTGCCCATCGTGGTGGCTGGCTTGCTGATTAAGGCCTTGATCCCCGACTTTGACAACTCTCCCTTGCGTAGCACCGCCGCCATTGCCATGGCCTCGATCGTCATGGCGCTGCTATTAGCCGTCGCCGAGGTGTGGGGCCGGCGGCGCCGTGGCTTCGACGCCTTAGACCTCAAAGATGGCATCGGTATGGGCTTTGCCCAGGCCCTGGCCTTAATTCCGGGAGTTTCCCGCTCCGGATCGACTTTAACGGCAGGGCTGTTCATGGGTCTAGAGCGCGCGACGGCGGCGCGATTCTCTTTCCTAATGGGGATTCCGGCCATTACCCTGGCTGGCTTGGTGGAGCTGCATTCGCTGCTGACGAGCGACATGGGGGGCGTCAGTTGGGGGCCTCTGCTGGGGGGGCTGCTGGCGGCAGTGGTGTCGTCCTACGGGGCCATTTACTGGCTGATCCGCTTTCTGCAGCGCCATACGACTTGGGTGTTCGTCTGGTATCGCTTGGCCTTTGGCGTCGTGATCTTAGTGGCCATTGCCAGTGGACAGTTGCAAAATAGTTAGGTACCCCTAATCTGAACCCATGAGTGAGGCCACCATTCGCCCAGCCCGTATTACTCGGGTGCTGGCGGATTCGATTGCTGAGGACCTTGGCTTTGAGCCAGGGGACCAATTGGTGTCGATCAATGGCCAGCACCCTCGCGATTTGATTGATTATCGCCTGCTCTGTGCCGATGAGGAGCTGTCTCTGGAGGTGTTAGATGCCCAGGGGCAGACCCACTATGTCGATCTGGAAAAGGACTACGACGCCGACCTGGGGCTGGAGTTTGAAACGGCCCTGTTCGATGGATTGATGCAGTGCAACAATCGCTGCCCGTTTTGCTTTATCGATCAGCAACCTCCTGGCAGGCGGCAGACCCTCTACCTCAAGGACGATGACTACCGGCTCAGCTTCCTTTACGGCAGCTATCTCACCCTGACCAATCTGACTGGCCGCGATTGGGATCGTATCGCCCAGCTACGGCTATCGCCGCTCTATGTGTCGGTTCATGCCACCGAGCCTGAGATGCGATCGCATCTACTGAAAAATCCCCGGGCCGGGCAGCTGCTAGAGCAACTCGCCTGGTTCCAACAACACCGCCTGCAGATTCATGCCCAAGTGGTCATTTGCCCGGGGATTAACGATCGGGTCCATCTAGACCGTACCCTGCAGGATCTGGCCCAATTTCACTCAGCAACGGTACCAACGGTAGCCTCTGTGGCCATCGTGCCTGTGGGGCTGACCAAATTTCGCCCCAGCGACGATGAGTTGGTACCCGTTACCCCGGCCCAGGCTAACCAAGTCATAGACCAAGTACAGCGCTGGCAGCACCAGTTTCGCCACCACCTGGGGACTACCTTCGCCTGGTTGGCCGATGAGTGGTTCTTGATGGCCGGACGAGATTTGCCCCCTGCCTGCCACTACGAAACCTATCCCCAAATCGGCAACGGGGTGGGCTCGATTCGCCAATTTCTAGGAGAATTTGACCAGGCTGCTCAAGCTCTGCCGACGGAAGTGACCCCTTCCCGCCGCTTCACCTGGGTGGTTGGCAATACCGTCGAGGGAGCCTTTCAGCCCATTGTGCAGCGCCTTAACCAAGTCGATGGTCTTACCGTTACCCTGGCGGCTCTGGCCAGCGAATACTGGGGACAATCCATGACCGTCACCGGGTTGCTCACGGGGCAGGACATTGTTTATGCCCTCCAAGGCCAGGATCTGGGCCAGGGACTGCTCTTGCCTTCCCTGATGCTGAAGCCCAGCGACTCCGGCCGCCTAGACGATACCTACTTCCTTGACGACATGGGTGTGGCTACCCTAAGTCAGCGACTCAACCTTCCAGTTTGGATAATTGATGGTATTGTCACCTTGATCCGAGTCTGCACTGCTCCCCACCCTGGTCTAGCCGACACGGGGAAGCGGTTCGCTCAGGTGCGGTCAGATAACTCCCTGCAGGCAGCAGAGTCGTCTCCAGCCTCGCTCGCCTAGGTTTTCCAGCAATTTCCCAGCCTGCGTAGCGCCATTCAATGAGGGGATAGCGATTGCCTGAAGCCATCAAAAAATATACTATACGGTATAGTTTGCAGCATGATCCCAGTGGGAAGCAGCCTGGGGATCGTCGTAGTCAGGCGAGACTTGCAGATCTCGAGGCAGTCCACCAGCTAGGTTGGCCTTCAAGACCGGCAGCCAGCCGACAGGCGACCATTCCTTCCAGTATGCTAGGAAGCTGGAGCCATCTGATGCTGCCCTAGGCTCCAGCAGAATCCGTAGTGCGCTTTAGCTATCAGCCTCCATGCCTAATCGCAACCGCCCAGCTCCCTTAGCGATCGTCAGCTTTAGTCTGATGGCGACCCTCTGCCCC
This portion of the Halomicronema hongdechloris C2206 genome encodes:
- a CDS encoding TIGR03279 family radical SAM protein gives rise to the protein MSEATIRPARITRVLADSIAEDLGFEPGDQLVSINGQHPRDLIDYRLLCADEELSLEVLDAQGQTHYVDLEKDYDADLGLEFETALFDGLMQCNNRCPFCFIDQQPPGRRQTLYLKDDDYRLSFLYGSYLTLTNLTGRDWDRIAQLRLSPLYVSVHATEPEMRSHLLKNPRAGQLLEQLAWFQQHRLQIHAQVVICPGINDRVHLDRTLQDLAQFHSATVPTVASVAIVPVGLTKFRPSDDELVPVTPAQANQVIDQVQRWQHQFRHHLGTTFAWLADEWFLMAGRDLPPACHYETYPQIGNGVGSIRQFLGEFDQAAQALPTEVTPSRRFTWVVGNTVEGAFQPIVQRLNQVDGLTVTLAALASEYWGQSMTVTGLLTGQDIVYALQGQDLGQGLLLPSLMLKPSDSGRLDDTYFLDDMGVATLSQRLNLPVWIIDGIVTLIRVCTAPHPGLADTGKRFAQVRSDNSLQAAESSPASLA
- a CDS encoding DUF3120 domain-containing protein, which gives rise to MLCLHWLTSASNHPLSSYSPTTTPKSEYLLPLTQLRRLGFLRWRLMAMAITLVVVPVFFQAPLVRSLPWLSLSLTGAWLMAGLSLMARPATYLWGDLLVGFSWTWLAGSIYWGWFRWEPLVHLPIEAIGLPVVGICLALGWGSIGSYFYLGSLLGTAITDLYLYWNDLIPYWRQLMAVDQSFVPAVLQEAVAHLCTGPALLSAIELIFCLLLLTVGPLLYSRRLHWWTFSGAVLSTLLVDGLFFLTALAA
- a CDS encoding undecaprenyl-diphosphate phosphatase gives rise to the protein MSLMQAILIGIVQGLTEFLPISSTAHVKVVPVALGWGDPGVAFTAVIQLGSIAAILWYFWTDLKQVTTQMVQATRQRKFASVDFRLGLGILLGTLPIVVAGLLIKALIPDFDNSPLRSTAAIAMASIVMALLLAVAEVWGRRRRGFDALDLKDGIGMGFAQALALIPGVSRSGSTLTAGLFMGLERATAARFSFLMGIPAITLAGLVELHSLLTSDMGGVSWGPLLGGLLAAVVSSYGAIYWLIRFLQRHTTWVFVWYRLAFGVVILVAIASGQLQNS